The Phaeodactylum tricornutum CCAP 1055/1 chromosome 8, whole genome shotgun sequence DNA segment ACTCCATGAAACTGTTGCGAGGGGTCGGGGATGCAAAAGACTGGAATACGATTCATCGACACATTCAGATTTCTCTCCGTTGACACCATCGGATGGAGTCGTCGACAAAGATTCGAGCGTTTTCGTTGAGCGGCGCTTTTTCCCCACCATGATCAAACAGAAGCAAAACGTGACCCTCCTGCGAAGAGATGAATTTTTCTTGCCGTGTTTGGTTGTCCTACTGTtatttgttgttgatttggCTCTTTCACTGCCATTTGATTTTCGTTTTGATGGACTCTCGCAGAGGACTGGGATTTGTTTTGTCTTAAACGGACGGGATTTTGTGCTGGACTATCGATTTCGTGGAACCTATTAGAGGAATCTTTATCGAAATATTGGAGATTGCTTGTCCTATCCGACAAAATCCAATTAATGAAGGACTCCTGGCTAATTCTTACAGCTACAATTAATAAGAAAAAAATATCTAATTAGCATCAATGAAATGAAGACGTCATCCTTTCTCACATCAGTGTCGTCTCATTTATTGCCGTCAAGTTTTGACGGTGCTTCGAAGGTTCCAGAACCAGCACCCATCAAGCATCTGTTCCACTCATTTCCAACGTTGTGTCTACCTTCATACGAGGTAGTATCGTTGGAAGCCCCTAGTGATGGAACAGAATTCAATGCATTCCGAAGTGAGTCCGCTTCTGTTCCGTCAAGAAAGCTCCACACTTGCGGAAAAGCGCCATGGAAACGCGACGGAAATAGAGACCGTTCTTAATTTGATGAAAACATGTATGGGAACTGGTTGTCTCGGTCTCGCCTTTGCTTGTCAGCAAGGGGGCATTTTTTTGTATTCAATAGGTCTCCTAGTCATTGGAGCTTGGAATACCTATGCGGTACAAAGACTATGTGCCTGTCTGGATTACATCCCGGGAGATTCCTTTTCTCTTTCAGGAAGTTGTCCCGAAGGTGTCGTAGAGGATACACCACCGATCCGGTCGAGAAACCCTCGACCAAAAGCACCGACACCACCGCCCTCTGGTACTTCTACACTGAGCGTCGTCGCATGGCATGCATTTGGTCCAATCGGCTTAGAAGTATTGGACGCAATGATGATCATCTTActttttggtatcattactGCCTACGTCGCCGCCGTCATAACATTTTTATCCGACACGCCATTTTCGCTGGGACGCTGGATGGACGCCACAATCTCCGCAATATTATTCGCTATTATTGCCATGGTTCCTGATATGGGCCATCTTTCCAACAATTCCGCGATTGGACTCTCGATCCTCGCCTTTACCTTTCTTGTGATTGCCGGATACGGTGACATGTCACATGATCACCAAGCGGTATCTCACTTGCATGGTTGGCCGCAGTCGTTGGCCGGCGCATCGcaattttttggaatttgCGTTTATGGATACGGCATTGTACCGTTGACGTACAACTTTCGGTCCTCCATGGCCCAACCCGAACGTATGGTGCCGGCAACGATGCTGGCGGTCCTACTCGTTGCGTCGGCTTACATTTTTGTTGGGATTGGTCTGTATATCTTGTATCCTGATTTGGAAGGGGAACTTTTACACGAACTGCCCCACTACGGTTTTCTTCCCGTACTGACGCGACTCGCCATGGTAGTTGTTGTTTTCATGACGGTTCCACTGCTGGTGGTACCGTGTGGGGAATTGCTCGAAGGCAAGTTTCAAACGGACCGTCGCGGCCTTGTGCGGTTTTGTGTTTGTGGCATTAGTGCCTTATTGGCTACGTCTTTGCCAAGTTTTGTGCAAGTCTTGTCCTTGGTTGGCTGTGCCTGTGTTGGTATGGTGGGTTTTGTACTACCGCCACTGTTGCATAGTCGTCTTTTGTGGCTGTACCAAAGACGTCTTGGTCAAAATCTTTGTTTCGGTGGCCACCATTGTAGGTTTCTTGTTGTGGACGCGCTTTTGTTGACTTGGGGCGTGATAGCAACCGTCATCAGCACTGTCTATACGCTACGAGAAGTCAACGCGGTATAGAATCATGTCTACGGTACACTACTTTATGCGCAATTTTATACAAAGTCAAAAAACGACTGATTATCCTAGTGCCTTTGTGGACACTTTGTTTTCTCGCATCAAAAGCTAAGAAAGGACGTGGGCATTCTTAATCCAAACCTGGTCGTTCACACCGAAAGAGGACGTGCCGTCCCGAATCCAACGAAATTGGGCGTGAGTCGCGTTGGCTAGGAACAGATGCCCATACCCGAAATCTTCCAACGTCCGATGAGCCACCCAAGTTTCGGGCTCATCTTGTCGATAGCCAGCGGAATGCTGCTCCCGGTTTCCGCCAGCTCCTAAGGTAAGATATATTGGAGACCGGCCTTCGGTGTCGACGGAGTCTTCGTACAGCGAGTGCGTTCGCATGTAGGCATGGTCATGACCAGAAATGACTAGATTGACGCCGTAAAGACAGAATAAGGGCTCCATAGCCTGTTTCATGTTGACTGCTTCTATTTCGTTCACATGGCCCAAAAAAGTCGTGTACAGAGGAGAGTGAAACGATACAATCAGCCAGGGTGTACGTGTACGATTTGTGCTCCTCAGCTCCGCTTGCGTCCATTCGTACTGCGCTGAACCTTCGGTTGCATTGGTATATGAATTCAGGACAACAATCTTGGCCGACCCGTGATCGTACGAATAGAAAGAGTTCCCGTAGTTGTATTGGCCTTGGAAAGCACTGGGAGTTGAGCAGCTCTCGCGCCAAAGAGATTTTCGATACTGCTCGGAAATTGGTTGCATCTCGGCGTCGCGTACTCGATTCGGGTTTCGAAAATAATGCTCGTAGGGAACAAAGATATCGTTTGAGTCCGTGTTACATTCGATTTCGTGGTTGCCAGCCGCGACGTGTAAGGGAAGACTACGTGTCAAGGGTTCCATCAGTTCCATCCAAGACGTCCATCGGTACGGATCCGAGTCGGCATACGACATATCCCCGGCGATCAAAAGCTGTGATACGGGTGGGAGTTTTCCACTCAAGTATCTAGAGTTCTGATGCGTCGAACGCCAAATATGTCCCATGGTTCGGGTACTATTTTCGGTTTGGCCCAAATCGCCGACCAAAGCCAAGGACGTCGGCGTGTTTGGTAGCGGAGGAGTCCAAAAGACGTACGGTGGGGTCTCTCCAACCAAGTGCTGTCTACCACGCAATGAAAAGAGTCGACGAGTGGTACCTAAGGATTTGTGCTCCTGGTTCCTGtcctcgacaacaacacgaTACCAGTACCGTTCCAATCCACCTTTCAAGTTAGGCAAAGAAACATGATGTATCCAATCACTCTGGTAAATTCCGCCAGATTTCGAGGATGTGTAGTTAAACTGTAGAGGATCTcccgcaacaacaaactCTTCTGGCATTAATCCGCTTCCGTATACGACAGTAGCCCGAGTACTTCGGCACTGATTGTACGGTAAAGAGAACGATATCGTCATGGAAATCTGGTTACTTTCCTCATCAGCGTTGTTGGATTGGGCGATATGAATGCGCGATGGCTGACACGGGTAGGCAATGAATGGTTCCTGAAAGGCGTGATATTCCTCGGTGGGAAAGTCCGAAGATTGAAAGGCACGGAGCGTACAATGTTGACGCTGGTCCGGTGGACATTTCAGAGGCCGTGTCTGTCGACGTGATGGTGCTAAAAACGCCACGAACGCGACGACAAACACAATTCTTGGTACAAGATTTCTGTTACCCAGGTGCTTCATCATCGCGCTCGGTTAGAAGAGGCAGCAATGCGGCAATGGTTTGGGCTCGAAGAATAGGGAGGGTGTATAGAATTCTAAAAAGCTTGATGgagttgttgttttgttattttcgcttttcgttcttcacagtcaagcaggTCCTGGTTATTTACAGTAAAAACGTTTTCCTGGGAAATCCTGCGCAGAAAAGACGGTCCCATTCTTGAAAAGTTCTAAGCTCTTGGACACTGTCAGACCAATCAAAGCACCTTTATCTCCAAAAAGTACTTCTGCTGGAGTGACGCGTCACTTAGCAGAGAATATCTACAGTGAAAACTGTAACAACGTGTCTTAACA contains these protein-coding regions:
- a CDS encoding predicted protein; amino-acid sequence: GETPPYVFWTPPLPNTPTSLALVGDLGQTENSTRTMGHIWRSTHQNSRYLSGKLPPVSQLLIAGDMSYADSDPYRWTSWMELMEPLTRSLPLHVAAGNHEIECNTDSNDIFSCSTPSAFQGQYNYGNSFYSYDHGSAKIVVLNSYTNATEGSAQYEWTQAELRSTNRTRTPWLIVSFHSPLYTTFLGHVNEIEAVNMKQAMEPLFCLYGVNLVISGHDHAYMRTHSLYEDSVDTEGRSPIYLTLGAGGNREQHSAGYRQDEPETWVAHRTLEDFGYGHLFLANATHAQFRWIRDGTSSFGVNDQVWIKNAHVLS
- a CDS encoding predicted protein, producing MEQNSMHSEVSPLLFRQESSTLAEKRHGNATEIETVLNLMKTCMGTGCLGLAFACQQGGIFLYSIGLLVIGAWNTYAVQRLCACLDYIPGDSFSLSGSCPEGVVEDTPPIRSRNPRPKAPTPPPSGTSTLSVVAWHAFGPIGLEVLDAMMIILLFGIITAYVAAVITFLSDTPFSLGRWMDATISAILFAIIAMVPDMGHLSNNSAIGLSILAFTFLVIAGYGDMSHDHQAVSHLHGWPQSLAGASQFFGICVYGYGIVPLTYNFRSSMAQPERMVPATMLAVLLVASAYIFVGIGLYILYPDLEGELLHELPHYGFLPVLTRLAMVVVVFMTVPLLVVPCGELLEGKFQTDRRGLVRFCVCGISALLATSLPSFVQVLSLVGCACVGMVGFVLPPLLHSRLLWLYQRRLGQNLCFGGHHCRFLVVDALLLTWGVIATVISTVYTLREVNAV